In the genome of Ureibacillus sp. FSL W7-1570, the window CATTCCACCTAAACCATTCACAACGGATCATCATAAAAAAGTGCCATTTTACAATTGGTTAGATGAAAGAGAATAGGGGAGATAGAATGCTGACAATAAAACAGTGGGAACATTGTTTGGAAGAAATGGACAACATGTTCCCGGATGCCCATTGCGAGCTGGTACATAGCAATCCATTCGAATTATTGATCGCAACGCTGCTATCTGCTCAATGTACGGATCAATTGGTCAATAAAGTGACAAAAGATTTATTCCAAAAATATAAAACACCGGAAGATTATTTATCGGTACCTTTGGAGGAATTGCAGCAGGATATCCGTTCCATCGGGCTTTACCGGAATAAAGCAAAGAACATTCAAAAACTGTGTGAGAAGTTGATAACAGAATTTAACGGGGAAGTTCCAAAAACGAGGGAAGAATTGACTTCTTTGCCAGGGGTCGGAAGGAAAACGGCCAATGTTGTCATGTCTGTGGCTTTTGGAATTCCTGCCATCGCGGTCGATACCCATGTGGAAAGAGTCACAAAGCGTCTCGGCTTGTGCAGATGGAAGGACAGCGTATTGGAAGTGGAAGAAACGTTGATGAAAAAGACGCCGAAGGAAAGATGGTCCAAAACCCATCATCAATTAATTTTCTTCGGAAGATATCATTGCAAAGCTCAAAATCCCCAATGCCACCAATGCCCATTGCTTGATCTGTGCAGGGAAGGGCAAAAACGGCTGAAAAAAGGGCTGATCAAACAATGATTCGCGTAAGAAAAGAAGCCATTCAAAAGGACCGAATCGAACCTTATTTTGAACAATGGGAAAACCTATCGAAAGAAATTTATGCTGCCCATGATGAGCGCGATAGCAAAAAAGCGAAAAATTTAATGGAGCAGGGTATTGCCCTTTATAAAGAGCTGATGGTAAACACTTCGGATACGGATGTCGAAGAACTGTTGGTGCATGAAGAATACGAAGGAATGCCTTTAAACGGAATGGAGCGGTTCCAATTCATCAAATCTAGACCGGGGCAATATGCCTGTTATGTGCAACTGGATGAATTATTCAAGGAAGTGAAAAAGCGGTTTGCGCGGTTAAGGGTGCAGAAATAGGAGTACAGCCAATGGTGGTTGTACTTTTTTTCATTATTTTTAATGGTTTATTTTGGTAAAATGATGGTAAAGTTGTAAAATTATGAGGAGATGTTTCCATGGGCCATATCGCTTTTTTATCTGCACTTATTCCGTACCTGATATTGTTGGCTGTCGCCTATCTTTTTTTCAATCTGATTTTCAAGATCAAGAAAAACATTGATTTATTGTTGGAGCAAAATAAGCAGATTGTTTCTTTATTAGAAAAAATGGATAAAAGCGGGAATGAACAGAAGATTCAATAAAAGCGTTCCCAAAATCATATCAATATGACATTTGCACCGTTATTTGCTTTGTCAGAAAGTAGATTGCAATATCATTTCAATCAGTCGGTTGCTACAGCCCATAGATGGAATGGGCAAAAGAAAGAGGCAAGCGGAACAAAGATGATTCCACTTGCCTCTGTTTTTGGTTTCAAAAAAGTCCGTTTATTTTATTGGGTTTGGGTAGGTGGTGCCGGCTCGGCTGGAGGATTCACTCCCTGATTATTTCCATCATTTTGATTATTGTTGTTGCCGTTTCCGTTGCCTGGATTCGGATGGTTTCCATTATTGTTTCCGCCATTGTTTCCACCATTGTTTCCGTTATTGCCACCATTATTGTTTCCGCCAGGTTTTCCTTGATTTCCGTTGCCGTTGTTGTTATTTGGTGGGGATGGTTCATCCGCTCCATCCGGTGATTCCACATCCGGCTCTTCAACACCGCCGTCAATCTTAATCGTTACGGAAGCAGGTGAACTCCGCACATCATCAATGATTGCCACAACGGTGAATGTATATGTTTTTCCGGCTTCAATGCCAGATACGGTTGCACGCTTTTCCGCAGTGGTCGTCACGATCGTAGATTTGCCATCTTCAGATGTCATCGACACTTCAAATTGAACATTAGCGTCTTCGTAATCTTCTGGAACTGTGTAATCCCATGTCAAATCGACCAATCCAGGTGTGTGATTGACTGCTTGTAAGTTAAATGGTGCCCCGATGTCTTCCTCTTTATATTCGTCGGAAACTTCTGTCGGTTCAGTACCACGGACAAACAGCTCTGTTCTTCTTTTATCGCTTGGTGTATGTTCGCTTGCCAATTTCAACGGTTCTGTACCGACTTCAATGGTCGCTTCCACAACGGAACTTGGTTTTGTAAACCGTTTCGTTTCTTTTCCTTCCGAAATTTGGCTCATGATTTTGCTGAACAATACTTGAGGAAGACGGCGTTCATCCCAAGTGGTAATCGGATCTTTCCGTTTTTCATAGCCGCTCCAGATGGCAATGGAATAATTCGTTGAATAACCGACAAACCACGAATCCGGCACTGCTGTGCTTGGCAAGTTGTATGTTCTGAATTCATCGGAATCATAGTTTGTTGTACCCGTTTTTCCGGCAATGTCCAATCCGGAGACCCGTGCAGCTGTACCGGTTGCATTCGGTTTTGAGCTGACCACATCACGGAGCATATCCGTGATCATATAAGCTGTATAGTCGTTCATCGCCACAACCGGCTCTGCTTTATTTGTAATTTTAGAACCGTCACGGAAAACAATTTCTTTGATTGTATGCGGTTTGTTATAAACGCCGTTATTGCCAAAGGCAGCATAGGCGCTTGCCAATTGGATAGGCGAAAGATGGATGTCACCACCGCCGATGGCATCAGATTCATACACGTTTTCAGCATCAATTCCTAATTTAGAAATGAAATCTTTTGCTTTGTTTGTTCCAACTTCCTGCAACGTTTTGACTGCTGGAATGTTACGGGAAGCATATAACGCTTCTCTTACGGTAATCGTACCGAAATATTTTCCGTCCCAGTTTCCAAACGCTTTTCCATTGGAATACTTGTACGGTTCATCCACAATCGTTTTTCCGGTGGACCATTTCAAATATTCGATGGCAGGGCCGTATGCCACAAGAGGCTTCATTGTGGAACCAGGCTGTCTTTTGGCATCGTCCGCATAGTTATAGCCGCGGCCCGCCCCGTAATTGCGTCCGCCGCCGACCGCTCTTAATGCACCGGTTTTTGTGTCAACGACCGCAATCCCTGATTGGATGGTTTCTGTCGGGAAATTGCTGTCAGAGTTCATGATGTTTTCAACGACAGATTGCGCTTTCGGATCGAGCGTTGTATACACTTTGATCCCTTCTGATAATAGGCTCGGATCCTTCTCTTCAATCTCATTTAACACAATGTCCAAAAAGGCGTCATATTTTGTGCCGGCAACGCCTTTTCTTTGTTCTTCAGGAAGTAGGCGTGATGTTACATCGACTTTTTTCGCTTCTTCCGCTTCCGCTTCCGTGATTTTGCCGTGCTGAACCATCAAATTTAATACAATATCGCGGCGTTTTTGGGCCCGATCAGGATTTTTGAACGGATTATAGTTGTTCGGACTTTGCGGCATACCTGCAAGCAGGGCAATTTCGTCCAATTCCAATTCATCCAGATCTTTGCCGAAGAAATATTCGGCACCTGTTGCAAACCCATAAATGTTTCCGGAAATTAATACTTTGTTGAAATACATTTCAAAGATTTCTTCTTTGCTGTACATGCGTTCAAGCTGAATGGCAAGCCATGCTTCCTGCGCTTTCCGTTTCAATGTTTTTTCATTGCTTAAGAAAGAGTTTTTCACGACCTGTTGGGTGATTGTACTGGCACCCTGTGATCCGAATCCCCCGGTCAAGTTTGCCATTACGGCTTTACCGAGGCGGAACACGTCGATTCCAAAATGATCGAAAAATCTTGCGTCTTCTGTTGCCAGAATCGCGTCGACCATTTCTTGCGGGATTTCATCATATTCAACATATTTTCGGTTTTCAACCCCGATGGTTGCAAAAAGCTCCCCGTTCATATCGTAAAATTCCGCTGAAATTGGATCTTTTAAAAGATCCTCGTTCAGTTCCGGCGCTGAACTTGCGTAATAAATGAACAGCCCGGCTCCAAAAACGGCTCCTGCCAGAAACAGTGTCAGGATGGTTATGATCCCCCATTTAAGCCATTTCTTCATCGGTTTTTTCTTTCTTTTTTGTTGAGATTCTCGCATTTTTCTTAATTCAGACCGAGAACGTCGATTTTCGCTCAATGCTATCGCCTCGCTTCATTAAACTAACATTCTTTGTTGCATATAAATTTCTTTATTATGCTTATATAATCAATTCTAGGATTGTAGCCTGGAATGATTTCATAGCTCTTTGATTCAAAGGTTTCCAATGGTATCGACTTTCTTCCGCCTTTTTTCATATGGCACCATGATTCATATAATACTGAAAATGGAAGAAAGAAATATCGATCCAGTTTCGAAAATCTTACAATGGTAAATGCGATCCCTTGTTGATCAACGACGTTTTTCATATGGGTGATTTGATGTTCATGTACATTTTTCAACGGGAAAGAAGTTTTGCTTTCCGTTTCTTTTGCTTCGAAATCGATATAATAGCCGTTCCAAACACCATTATAATCCGTTGTTGATGGAGTGCGGAAATAAGCTTCCCGGATGACCGCGGCACTCCTTTTCGGGTACTCTACTTTGACGATTTGGATGGGAACAGGTTTCTTATGGACGATTGCGATTTGCCTGCTTAAATAGTATTCATTCGTTTCATTGATTTCTTCTTCAAGGGTTTTCCCCCTATTTCCAAAAGAAAAATCTTTCACTTTGCCAGTGCCGACCTGCTCCGGTGTTTGATTTTTCGGCTTATAAGGTTTGCCGTTCGGATACTTCAGCATCATCAATCACCCTCTAAAAAAATAATATCCAAATCTAGTAATTAGTTTAACATAAAAAATTATCGAAAAAATTGTTCTTTTATCTAACGTTGTCTAGTTTTGACAGGCTGAAAGGTTTTTTCCTCCATGCATGGAATAAACACATAAAAAGGAGGAATGTTATGAATAAATTTCAATTGCTTATTTCCCAACTGGATTGTTTGGACGAAATGATGACGGCCAAATTGGAGAACGAGCGGGCATTGATTAATGACTATTTTTTCGCCCAAATTGTTTCCACTCATCAGAAAGTAAGCTTAGCAGAAAAGAATGTTCATGTAAAGAATACTTGTTCCCCTATGGCTAGTGATTTAGAATAGATTTTGATAGACTAAAGAGTAAGAGGTAGCTATTCTATGGAACTGTTGGAAATGACTAAAAAGTTGATTGAAGAGTGTGATGCGTCAAGGAACCGTTTTTTGAAAATGAGGGAACTTGACGCCACACCAAATTTTTTTGATGAAGTGAAACCATATGCTGATGAAATACATGAATTGGTGATGGCCTGGAAAGCATCAGCCATTCAATGGATTAATGAGCATCAACCGAAATACATGCATGTCCAGCAGATTGAAAATGCGGCGGATTCAATGGATAAGTTTGTCGTTGAATCCTTTTATAAAGAAACGAGCAAGAAAAGATTTTTCCAAACCGTGCATTCAGTGCGTTTCATCCTTACAACTTTGTCAAGGTATTTGGAGGAGAACAATGGTGAAGAAATCAATCGATGAACTCATTTACGAATGGCAGCAGGATGAAGAATTAAAAGAAAATATAGCACATGTCGTGACGATTGATGGAAAAGAAGGGGAGTATGCGGACTTTCCGGAGAATTTGCATCCATCCCTCAAAAAGGCGTTGGGCGGCCGGGGGATTGAAAAATTGTATACCCATCAACGGAGAGCGTTTGATTTGGCCCTCGCCGGAAAGTCGTTTACCGCAATCACACCTACCGCTTCCGGAAAATCTCTATGCTATCATTTACCCGTGCTGCAAAAAATTTTGGAAAATCCTTCTGCCAGAGCGATTTATTTATTTCCCACAAAAGCGTTGGCACAAGATCAAAAGACGGATTTAAATCAGTTGATCGATGCGATGGATGAAGAAATTTACTGTTATACATATGATGGCGATACGGCGCCGAGCATCCGGCAAAAGGTGAGAAAAGCGGGCCATATTGTCATGACGAATCCGGATATGCTCCATTCCGGCATTTTGCCCCATCATACGAAATGGGTTTCACTATTTGAAAATTTGCAGTTTATCGTCATTGATGAACTGCATACATATAAAGGGGTTTTTGGAAGCCATGTGGCCCATGTGTTGCGGCGGCTCATGCGGATTTGTCAATTTTACGGGAGCCATCCTATTTTTATATGCACTTCCGCAACCATCAAAAATCCGAAAGAACTGGCGGAAAAATTAACGAATACGGAGCATGAGCTGATTTCAGAATCCGGGGCGCCGGTCGGAAAGAAAACATTGATTTTTTATAATCCTCCAATTATCCATAAGACTTTCGGCGTCCGAAGAAGTTCGGTCTTGGAAGCGAGCGGTTTGGCGGCGCGGCTCTATAAGTCGGGGATACAAACGATTGTGTTTGCCAAATCCCGCGTGACAGTGGAAAGGCTTGTTACATATTTAAAAGAGTTGACGAAAAATAAAATCAACGACGAATCCATCCAAGGATACCGGGGCGGTTATTTGCCATCGGAAAGGCGTCAAATCGAAAAAGGATTAAGGGATGGGACGATTCAAATTGTCGTCAGTACAAATGCCCTTGAACTGGGCGTCGATATAGGACAACTCCAGGCGTGCATCATGACAGGGTATCCGGGAAACATTGCGAGTGCATGGCAACAGGCGGGAAGGGCCGGAAGAAGACAGGAATCCGCATTAATCATTTATGTGGCGAATTCCACAGCCCTTGATCAATATATCATCAATCATCCCGAATACTTATTGGGCAATTCTCCGGAAGAAGCATTGATCAATCCGGACAACATTCTCATTTTAATGAGCCATTTGAAATGCGCATCTTTTGAATTGCCGTTTTCAACAAACGATTCCTATGGTGAATTTGAAGTGCAGGAGCTGCTTGACTATTTGAAGGAAGAAGGGGTGCTCGTCAAAACAAATGCCCATTATTATTGGATGAGCGACCGATTCCCTGCCCATGATGTGAATTTGCGGTCCGCCGCCCAGGAAAATGTCGTCATCATTGATCAAACGGTTCCGGCGGGTACAAAGGTGATTGGGGAAATGGATACGTATTCCGCCATGACCCTTTTGCATGAAGAAGCGATTTATCTTCATCAAGGCGTTCAATATCAAGTGGAAAAACTGGATTGGGAAGAGAAGAAAGCGTACGTCCGCGAGGTGGATGTCAATTACTATACAGATGCGAATTTGGCGGTGGAATTGAAAGTGTTGAGCGAAGATAAAACCGCAGCCTATAAAGAGGTGACGGTCAGCTACGGAGATGTGAGTTTGGTAGCGATTCCTACAATTTTCAAAAAAATCCATATGACCACTTTGGATAATATCGGGTCCGGTAAAATTCATATTCCACCGATGGAAA includes:
- a CDS encoding DEAD/DEAH box helicase produces the protein MVKKSIDELIYEWQQDEELKENIAHVVTIDGKEGEYADFPENLHPSLKKALGGRGIEKLYTHQRRAFDLALAGKSFTAITPTASGKSLCYHLPVLQKILENPSARAIYLFPTKALAQDQKTDLNQLIDAMDEEIYCYTYDGDTAPSIRQKVRKAGHIVMTNPDMLHSGILPHHTKWVSLFENLQFIVIDELHTYKGVFGSHVAHVLRRLMRICQFYGSHPIFICTSATIKNPKELAEKLTNTEHELISESGAPVGKKTLIFYNPPIIHKTFGVRRSSVLEASGLAARLYKSGIQTIVFAKSRVTVERLVTYLKELTKNKINDESIQGYRGGYLPSERRQIEKGLRDGTIQIVVSTNALELGVDIGQLQACIMTGYPGNIASAWQQAGRAGRRQESALIIYVANSTALDQYIINHPEYLLGNSPEEALINPDNILILMSHLKCASFELPFSTNDSYGEFEVQELLDYLKEEGVLVKTNAHYYWMSDRFPAHDVNLRSAAQENVVIIDQTVPAGTKVIGEMDTYSAMTLLHEEAIYLHQGVQYQVEKLDWEEKKAYVREVDVNYYTDANLAVELKVLSEDKTAAYKEVTVSYGDVSLVAIPTIFKKIHMTTLDNIGSGKIHIPPMEMHTNATWISFDLPENWSEEMLTDALTGASYAIGSFIPLYIQCDRKDVTVVPQVKSVHNEKPTLFIYDSYPGGIGLSEKVYDLLVPILEMTIQHVKSCPCEHGCPSCIGAQDSLTNGKERVVKVLNMIYNEMM
- the nth gene encoding endonuclease III gives rise to the protein MLTIKQWEHCLEEMDNMFPDAHCELVHSNPFELLIATLLSAQCTDQLVNKVTKDLFQKYKTPEDYLSVPLEELQQDIRSIGLYRNKAKNIQKLCEKLITEFNGEVPKTREELTSLPGVGRKTANVVMSVAFGIPAIAVDTHVERVTKRLGLCRWKDSVLEVEETLMKKTPKERWSKTHHQLIFFGRYHCKAQNPQCHQCPLLDLCREGQKRLKKGLIKQ
- a CDS encoding PBP1A family penicillin-binding protein yields the protein MKKWLKWGIITILTLFLAGAVFGAGLFIYYASSAPELNEDLLKDPISAEFYDMNGELFATIGVENRKYVEYDEIPQEMVDAILATEDARFFDHFGIDVFRLGKAVMANLTGGFGSQGASTITQQVVKNSFLSNEKTLKRKAQEAWLAIQLERMYSKEEIFEMYFNKVLISGNIYGFATGAEYFFGKDLDELELDEIALLAGMPQSPNNYNPFKNPDRAQKRRDIVLNLMVQHGKITEAEAEEAKKVDVTSRLLPEEQRKGVAGTKYDAFLDIVLNEIEEKDPSLLSEGIKVYTTLDPKAQSVVENIMNSDSNFPTETIQSGIAVVDTKTGALRAVGGGRNYGAGRGYNYADDAKRQPGSTMKPLVAYGPAIEYLKWSTGKTIVDEPYKYSNGKAFGNWDGKYFGTITVREALYASRNIPAVKTLQEVGTNKAKDFISKLGIDAENVYESDAIGGGDIHLSPIQLASAYAAFGNNGVYNKPHTIKEIVFRDGSKITNKAEPVVAMNDYTAYMITDMLRDVVSSKPNATGTAARVSGLDIAGKTGTTNYDSDEFRTYNLPSTAVPDSWFVGYSTNYSIAIWSGYEKRKDPITTWDERRLPQVLFSKIMSQISEGKETKRFTKPSSVVEATIEVGTEPLKLASEHTPSDKRRTELFVRGTEPTEVSDEYKEEDIGAPFNLQAVNHTPGLVDLTWDYTVPEDYEDANVQFEVSMTSEDGKSTIVTTTAEKRATVSGIEAGKTYTFTVVAIIDDVRSSPASVTIKIDGGVEEPDVESPDGADEPSPPNNNNGNGNQGKPGGNNNGGNNGNNGGNNGGNNNGNHPNPGNGNGNNNNQNDGNNQGVNPPAEPAPPTQTQ
- the recU gene encoding Holliday junction resolvase RecU is translated as MMLKYPNGKPYKPKNQTPEQVGTGKVKDFSFGNRGKTLEEEINETNEYYLSRQIAIVHKKPVPIQIVKVEYPKRSAAVIREAYFRTPSTTDYNGVWNGYYIDFEAKETESKTSFPLKNVHEHQITHMKNVVDQQGIAFTIVRFSKLDRYFFLPFSVLYESWCHMKKGGRKSIPLETFESKSYEIIPGYNPRIDYISIIKKFICNKEC
- a CDS encoding endonuclease; amino-acid sequence: MNKFQLLISQLDCLDEMMTAKLENERALINDYFFAQIVSTHQKVSLAEKNVHVKNTCSPMASDLE
- a CDS encoding YpoC family protein; this translates as MIRVRKEAIQKDRIEPYFEQWENLSKEIYAAHDERDSKKAKNLMEQGIALYKELMVNTSDTDVEELLVHEEYEGMPLNGMERFQFIKSRPGQYACYVQLDELFKEVKKRFARLRVQK
- a CDS encoding YppE family protein produces the protein MELLEMTKKLIEECDASRNRFLKMRELDATPNFFDEVKPYADEIHELVMAWKASAIQWINEHQPKYMHVQQIENAADSMDKFVVESFYKETSKKRFFQTVHSVRFILTTLSRYLEENNGEEINR